The following proteins are co-located in the Meriones unguiculatus strain TT.TT164.6M chromosome 4, Bangor_MerUng_6.1, whole genome shotgun sequence genome:
- the Tfip11 gene encoding tuftelin-interacting protein 11 has product MSLSHLYRDGEGHLDDDDDERENFEITDWDLQNEFNPNRQRHWQTKEEATYGVWAERDSDEERPSFGGKRARDYSAPVNFISAGLKKGAAEEADSEDSDDDEKPVKQEDFPKDLGPKKLKTGGNFKPSQKGFAGGTKSFMDFGSWERHTKGIGQKLLQKMGYVPGRGLGKNAQGIINPIEAKQRKGKGAVGAYGSERTTQSLQDFPVADSEEEAEEEFQKELSQWRKDPSGSKKKPKYSYKTVEELKAKGRVSKKLTAPQKELSQVKVIDMTGREQKVYYSYSQISHKHSVPDEGVPLLPQLPPTAGKEARVPGFALPELEHNLQLLIEHTEQEIIQSDRQLQYERDMVVSLSHELQKTAEVLAHEERVISNLSKVLALVEECERRMQPHGADPLTLDECAHIFETLQDKYYEEYRLADRADLAVAIVYPLVKEYFKDWHPLEDSSYGTQIISKWKSLLENDQLLSHSSQDLSSDAFHRLMWEVWMPFVRNVVAQWQPRNCDPMVDFLDSWAPIIPVWILDNILDQLIFPKLQKEVDNWNPLTDTVPIHSWIHPWLPLMQARLEPLYSPVRSKLSSALQKWHPSDASAKLILQPWKEVLTPGSWEAFMLRNIVPKLGMCLGELVINPHQQHMDAFYWVMDWEGMISVSSLVGLLEKHFFPKWLQVLCSWLSNSPNYEEITKWYLGWKSMFSDQVLAHPSVKDKFNEALDIMNRAVSSNVGAYMQPGARENIAYLTHTERRKDFQYEAMQERREAENMAQRGIGVATSTVPMNFKDLIETKAEEHNIVFMPVIGKRHEGKQLYTFGRIVIYIDRGVVFVQGEKTWVPTSLQSLIDMAK; this is encoded by the exons GGCCCGAGACTACTCTGCGCCTGTCAACTTCATCAGCGCAGGGCTCAAGAAAGGGGCAGCTGAGGAAGCAGACTCGGAGGACTCTGACGATGATGAGAAGCCTGTTAAGCAGGAGGACTTTCCGAAGGATTTAGGACCAAAGAAGTTAAAGACG ggCGGCAATTTTAAGCCCAGCCAGAAAGGCTTTGCAGGAGGAACCAAGTCCTTCATGGACTTTGGCAGCTGGGAGAGACACACGAAGGGGATTGGGCAGAAGCTGTTGCAGAAGATGGGCTACGTCCCTGGTCGGGGCCTGGGGAAGAATGCACAAG GTATCATCAACCCCATTgaagctaaacaaagaaaagGCAAAGGAGCTGTGGGTGCCTATGGCTCAGAGCGGAccactcagtctctgcaggacttccCTGTGGCTGACTCTGAAGAGGAGGCTGAAGAG GAGTTTCAGAAGGAGCTGAGCCAGTGGAGGAAAGACCCCAGTGGGAGCAAGAAGAAGCCAAAATACTCTTACAAGACCGTGGAGGAGCTGAAGGCCAAGGGCAGGGTCAGCAAGAAGCTCACAGCACCTCAGAAGGAGCTGTCCCAGGTCAAG GTGATCGACATGACAGGCAGGGAGCAGAAAGTGTACTACAGCTATAGTCAGATCAGCCACAAGCACAGCGTGCCTGACGAGGGAGTGCCCTTGCTGCCGCAGCTGCCTCCCACAGCTGGTAAGGAAGCCAGGGTGCCGGGCTTCGCGCTGCCGGAGCTGGAGCACAACCTGCAGCTGCTGATTGAGCACACGGAGCAGGAGATCATCCAGAGCGACCGCCAGCTGCAGTACGAGCGGGACATGGTGGTCAGCCTGTCGCACGAGCTGCAGAAGACCGCCGAGGTGCTAGCGCACGAGGAACGCGTCATCTCCAACCTCAGCAAGGTGCTGGCCCTGGTGGAGGAGTGTGAGCGCCGCATGCAGCCCCATGGCGCCGACCCCCTCACGCTGGATGAGTGTGCGCACATCTTTGAGACGCTGCAGGACAAGTACTATGAGGAGTACCGCCTGGCGGACCGCGCGGACCTCGCTGTGGCCATCGTGTACCCGCTTGTGAAGGAGTACTTCAAGGACTGGCACCCCCTCGAG GATAGCAGCTATGGCACCCAGATCATATCCAAGTGGAAGAGCCTCCTGGAGAACGACCAGCTGCTATCTCACAGCAGCCAGGACCTGTCCTCAGACGCCTTCCACAG GCTCATGTGGGAGGTCTGGATGCCTTTTGTTCGGAATGTGGTTGCCCAGTGGCAACCCAGGAACTGTGACCCGATGGTAGACTTCCTGGACAGCTGGGCACCCATCATCCCGGTGTGGATTCTGGACAATATCCTGGACCAGCTCATCTTCCCTAAGCTGCAGAAGGAG GTGGACAACTGGAACCCCTTGACAGACACCGTTCCCATCCACTCGTGGATCCATCCGTGGCTGCCCCTCATGCAGGCCCGCCTGGAGCCGCTCTACTCCCCCGTCCGCAGTAAGCTGTCCAGTGCGCTGCAGAAATGGCACCCCAGTGATGCCTCAGCCAAGCTCATCCTGCAGCCCTGGAAAGAGGTCCTAACCCCTGGGTCCTGGGAGGCCTTCATGCTCAGGAACATCGTGCCCAAGCTGG GCATGTGCCTGGGTGAGCTCGTCATCAACCCCCACCAGCAGCATATGGACGCCTTCTATTGGGTGATGGACTGGGAAGGGATGATCTCTGTGTCCAGCCTGGTGGGGCTGCTGGAGAAGCATTTCTTCCCCAAGTGGCTTCAG GTGCTGTGCTCCTGGCTCAGTAACAGCCCCAATTATGAGGAGATCACTAAGTGGTACCTGGGCTGGAAATCCATGTTCTCAGACCAGGTGCTGGCACACCCTTCTGTCAAGGACAAGTTCAACGAAGCCCTTGACATCATGAACAGGGCCGTGTCCTCCAATGTGG GAGCCTACATGCAGCCAGGTGCAAGGGAGAATATTGCCTACCTCACCCACACGGAGCGcaggaaggacttccagtacGAGGCCATGCAGGAGCGCCGGGAGGCTGAGAACATGGCACAGAGGGGCATCGGTGTGGCTACCAGCACTGTGCCCATGAACTTTAAGGACCTCATTGAGACCAAGGCGGAGGAGCACAACATCGTGTTCATGCCCGTCATCGGCAAGCGGCACGAGGGCAAGCAGCTCTACACCTTCGGCCGCATTGTCATCTACATTGACCGGGGCGTGGTGTTCGTGCAGGGCGAGAAGACATGGGTGCCCACCTCCCTGCAGAGCCTCATTGACATGGCCAAGTAG